A DNA window from Phycisphaerales bacterium AB-hyl4 contains the following coding sequences:
- a CDS encoding dihydrodipicolinate synthase family protein, producing the protein MIDARFITAVGTPLTGDDALCVEGLAEHLDDQADAGIDGLLVAGTMGLMPLLSDATWRDLVKHSVALSRGRFELLVGATDLSTRRALDRIDYLNGIVGIDGVVIMAPGGMFKFTPQQYLDYFTTLADASKQPLFLYDLEPLTGVHLSVDTVCRLAEHRNIAGIKLSANVPEAARLQGRLAGSSCRLIVAEPALSDMLFRHGYREQLDGIYAIAPHWAVRLVESAKRESWDEAARWQSKLTAIKEIFLTHPLGPAFTALMNLRGIRGTFAPHPLGGPDDSQLAALKALPIVTELLDQTTRKI; encoded by the coding sequence ATGATCGACGCCCGCTTTATCACTGCTGTTGGGACACCGCTGACGGGCGACGATGCGCTTTGCGTGGAAGGGCTGGCGGAGCATCTGGACGACCAGGCCGATGCGGGCATCGATGGCTTACTGGTGGCGGGCACGATGGGCTTAATGCCCTTGCTCAGCGATGCGACGTGGCGTGACCTGGTGAAGCATAGCGTGGCCCTGTCGCGGGGCCGGTTTGAACTGCTCGTCGGGGCTACCGATCTGAGCACCCGTCGGGCGCTGGACCGCATCGACTACCTCAACGGTATCGTTGGCATTGATGGCGTGGTGATCATGGCGCCAGGGGGCATGTTCAAATTCACCCCGCAGCAGTATCTCGACTATTTCACCACGTTGGCGGACGCGTCAAAGCAGCCGCTTTTTCTTTACGACCTCGAGCCTTTGACCGGCGTGCATCTGTCGGTGGACACGGTCTGTCGACTGGCGGAGCATCGCAACATTGCGGGCATCAAGTTGTCTGCGAACGTGCCCGAGGCGGCGCGGTTGCAGGGGCGTCTGGCGGGCTCGTCGTGTCGCCTGATCGTGGCCGAGCCGGCGCTCAGTGACATGCTGTTTCGGCATGGCTACCGCGAGCAGCTTGATGGCATCTACGCGATCGCTCCACACTGGGCGGTGCGATTGGTCGAATCGGCGAAGCGCGAGAGTTGGGACGAGGCGGCCCGGTGGCAGAGCAAACTCACCGCCATCAAGGAAATCTTTCTCACCCATCCGCTCGGGCCGGCGTTTACCGCGTTGATGAATCTGCGCGGGATCCGGGGGACGTTCGCACCGCACCCGCTTGGCGGGCCAGATGATTCACAGCTTGCTGCGCTGAAGGCGTTGCCCATCGTCACTGAACTGCTTGACCAAACCACGCGAAAAATCTGA